The genomic DNA agagtaTTTGAGGTCAAGTACAAACAGCAACATGCTAAACTggtttaggataggataggataggataaaactttattgatccccagaggggaaattcgggcgttgcagcagcacagacaagtagaAGAAGGTCATACAAAATACAgatttaaacagaatagattcgataaagataaataaaaatagcttAAGCTACTATGCTTTGATTTGTACTATATGCattttttgagtttttgcagaCATCTATGATTCATTTTGGTGTCCTCCAAAGATTTAAGTCAACACCTTACacagagaaatgaaacaaagatcTGAAAAGCTTTGGTGACTCTGTCTCGATCGTTCAACGTCTCAAATATGTCTTTACAGATTTAATCCGACTGAATTTTTGTCAGCTGTTGAAGTGTTGGTATTTTTGGGGTTGTGCTCTGTGAGTTGAATTTAGAGCAGTGGGCTGAAGAAAGCACAGGTGTAGATCATCCAggttttccccttttcttcaGCTGAGCTGGGTAATTACCAAAGATGTGTTCGCTAAACTTGTGCCAAATCCAGAGGGTACTGGAATGTTTTTAGTGGCACATACTGACCTGAGAGCATCATTAGCTGACATCTATTAAATATAGACTGTAGAAAGTATACCTAACAGCTGTACTCTGTTAACTGTGAAACTTCAGCTTTGCATAGTCAGGTGAACACATGACTCTGATTTAACAAATCATCCCTTTTTCTCACATGTAGTTTTATCTGCAGCTTTAgtctgttttgactgttttattATTGAGTTTGGTTTATTACCACCCAAAAACATCTAAACTTGAGCAGTGTACAGATTTAGTTCTTATCTGGGGAACATTAATACAGTTGACAAAGTTAGAGTCAAATTATACTATCTCTTGAAAGGTCCTGATGCATCATTAACAGAGAACTTTAAAAGAATCCAACTCAAGTCGCGAGTTTTGATTATTTAGGATTTTTTATGGCGTGAATAAACATCAATAAACTGGTTTTAAGTTTCTGGAGGCAATACAGGGCTTTGTGTGCATTTTATCCTGACTCTGTATCAAGCTTTACACATCATTTCATGAGCTGAGGTGATGCTGGTTTAGAGTCATCACCTCGGTCATCTCTCAAACATTCCTTATCCTGACACTGCATCCAAATGGCAAGTTTTTGTAGCTCTAGTAAAATTGAGGCATTGTTAAAGTCTGATCCATTAGAGGTAATAGgtgttttctggttttgtttttataactgGCTCGAGGACAAGAGGGGCAGCTAAGAtggattttggttttatttgtcttttaaataaattataataatacatttcatataGAGTAtaacacactttacatttaaactaaATCTCGTAGTGCTTTTCCTGCCTTTGTAACCGCTAAGATGCAATTACAAGATGCTGAAGAAGACAGACGGACTCTACTTTAGAAAGTCAGTGTCTAATTGAAGTCAGTTACCTGCTAATGTAAAGTAACTCTACACCTTCGTAAGAATTGCTCATGAAAGTTTCTTAAACAAGTTTGCCGGTTTCTACAgtcttttgttttacatgtgATGCTGTTTAATGTCTCATAGTGGTGTTTTGCAGAGAGCTGTGTTAGATCATGAGTGAAGTTTTCCAGTCTCATCATTGCGTGTATAACATATCAGACCATTCCCATGGCCTAAGCTTGCTGTGAAATTGCTTAAGCTTGGTTTGAAAGGACCTGCACAAGTAATATATCACTCCCTCGCAGCTCACCTTATCTTGACTGTTCTAATGCTGCCACAAGAAACCTCGCTTGCTCAcatcaaagaaatgttttgaaagcCTCTTAAGCTCCCTAAAGGGTTACAAAGATTGCCTGAAAATAAAGAGCTGGGTTAAGGACCCAGTGTGGGAAAATGGCGGGGCTAATGATTTAGGCAGTCCATTTTAAATTATGTCCAAATTTgtgaattaaaatacaaaatttgaATAGCTTTTCAAGGAATAACGTGTTTTGATGTGCATGTCATCTTTTCATGAGACggatgtttttataaatgactgtaaatgcaaaaaaaagtcagaggtaaattaactttattttaaaaaagaaacgtttttcacacaaggcaaaaaaaatagaagaaatgcAAACTGCTATGAAAAGACCACAGGACCCCCGacccccctctgcccccccaCTGGCAGCAAAGGGGTTCTCGTTACAACCAAATCAAAGCAGCAAGACAACAAGACTCACATTGTTCTGATTGTGTTTACTTACACTAGAAACATTAAAACCGGACAATCTGAATGTACAATGTATAAGACAGACAGTTTTGATCATCACATGAATCCAAACACAGAACCTGATACTAGAATTTTGTCTTACATTTAGTCGACGGTACAAATGAAACAGGAAGGTTTACGGCTATGCAATACATTTGATTGATCACTTTAAGACAGACTATACATGTCGCAATGGGCACTTTAAGGGGCAAAAAACAGGCtcgaaaaaaagaaagaagaagcaagGTCCCATCCAGGGTTTTCTTTATTGAAGTAACATCAAACCTGCCTGTTGAGGTAAGCATGCCACAAGGGAAAACGAAGGAAGCGATTCCCTTTAAAAGGGACTCCCTTAACCATATCCCCACTCACTTTGTAATTCGCCTTGACAGTAAATCAATTCTTGAGCCTGGCCCCTTGGACTCCTCCAACCCCAGGTCCTCCTCTCTCAACATTCCTGCACACATGAATCACTCCGAGTCCTGGCTTTTAGAAGGCATTTCCTGCccggccctctctctctctctctccctctctctctctctccgtctgacTCCTCTGCTGAAAGCTGGGCAGGAACCCGCCGAGCTTTGATTTGGAcccagagggagagagggaggagaccgCTGCTTAGCACGAGGCCCTAGCTCTGGGACTGCtcttggagagagagagagggagacatggAGACTCAGGGTGTGCTAGGAGAATCCTGCACACTGAGGCAGGGGTTTAGGGTTTTATCCTTCGAATTGCAATATCAACAGCCGACCATGTTCCAATGCCAATATCACTCCTCGTGCAGAAAAAGTCCACCTGAAGGGAGCGTCCTCTGTTAGGATTACATTCTCTCTAAGACGGATGCTCATTATTATTTCAGCTCTGACACCTCTTAAGAAGGAGAGTGTGTAGTTTCAAGTTCTTTATCACACTGTGACGACTTTGTGATAACTCTTAAAGAGCATTCAAATATTGTATGGCAAAAATGTACAGAATGGGACCATAATTTGGCTCTTCAAGCTGTACACCTGTGTAACTGTCCCTCTAGAAATCATCTTTAAAGCTAAATCAACAATATATGTACATACAACTTTTCGTcagttaaacagactggagACAACCAAAgcagctctaaaaaaaaaaaaaggtctaaatTGTCTTCATAGTATATACACAGAAGTGAAACGTACATATTTTACAGAGATCACTAGACAAAGATCAAAAACAAGAGTCTTTAAATGAAAACGGGATGTGTGCCATGACAGAGAAGGCTGGCctcctgtgcatgtgtttgtgtttgtgtgtaaactgcagagctgcagtATATGTAGACACTTGTATATCTGCGAATGTTGCGAGTGTGTGATCTCATCCTCTTCCGCTCTCAGATCATGGCTCTTATCACCAGTCTGCCTTTGACCTGGTGCAGATAGTTGCTCTGCTCAGACGCtaagctctgattggtcagggCTTCATCCTCACTATCAATTGGCTCCTCTTTGACCTTAATGACCCCGTAGTGGGCGTCTGGGAGCTCCGCGCTTgagccgctgctgctgctgctgctcctcagtGTGTGCTTCCGGATGACTCCTCCAGGGGGCAGCCTGTCCTCCTGCATGCTCTCTATTTGCTCTCTgcgctgctgctcctcctgctcctcctcagactCCTGCAGGTGTGCACTGGGCTGACGTAACTGCTCGATGGACTTGGACAACAGCTGCAAAACAGATTTGCTCCGCATTAATGATGACATCCTGCAGCCAATGATATTAAACAATCAAACTGTATttgaacaaagcaaaacaaataatCCAATAGAGGTTtctaaaacataaacaacaatgaGATTACAAGAGAGCTAAAGAGAATGAttactttacattttagaaacaaaATGTGCGGTCAAGGTCTGACTGACTACAACCAAACAATGATTCTTAAGTATTTTAAATCCACTTGAATTTCAACAATATACAAAAGACACATACAAACAACGCCAACAACTCATCTTTTCAAATCAATCCCATCAAGCTTTATAACTCTATCTATAACCCACATTAACAAAAATATAACCAATTTACCCATATTCACTTCAATCTTATTTCTTCCAGCTGTCTCATCAGTACCACACACCAAAATGTATTATCATCAAATCTGAGGTCAACAGATATAGTACACTGTGTGACCACAAGTTAAAGACTTTTCATGTTGTCATAAATCTGATCTTTAAGAAACTAAGTTGTTCTTCTTaccaataaacaaaacactaacTATGGgagttttgaaaaacaaattgaCATTTGTATTTCTAAACTGGTTTAATAAATGCACCCCAGCTGAACCCAGAACTGCTACTGACCATCCGCTTTAACCTTAAAAGACCTGACCTGAAGGGAAATGTCACACTGATAGCTTCTAGCTGAAGGCTTGGTTAAACAACGTCTTTTAGAGGTTTAGGATCAGAAGAAGATAAGCTACTGCTCtgttcttttcatttgttttgacaaAATTCAGTCATTACAAGTAAAGTAGATTACCTACCATCAACCTACTTTAAAAAGGATATTTAAAAAGCAGGATTTTTAAGGGTAAAAGTGCAAGTTTATTGTTGAATATTTATTGTAGAAACAGAGCGTGTGTTTAAATTCAGCCTGACAAAGAGAAGGATATTTAAGCGTCTCATCAGAACTACTTTAATGGTTCCAGGATTTGATCGCTCTGCCACAAGAGGGCTCCAAGAACAGGAATGAGGAGCCCAGATCTCAGCACGTAAGCAACCACATTAAGGTCTCCAGAATTTAGGTCTTATATAAATATCCCTCCAACTATTAGAATTAGCCTCCTTAGCTTGGTATTAGCAAACACTGTTCATACCTCCTTCTAAAATCCCTAAGCTCTTGTAAATTTCCATGAGCTCCCCCTGCTGTTGCAGGCACTgaaggacatttaaaaacaaccgCAGACAAGCCTCTGCTAGGAAATTAATTAGGGCAATGTTTCGGAGATCCCTCTCAATAAACACTGAAGGCTCATCCCTGATTAGGGGCCATTTATAACCTCCAGTTAAAGAGGCTTTATCTGCGATCTCATTGGCCCGAGTGATTAGAGCATGGCCTGTTCACATGTTCCTAGACAAGATGTCACAATCACTATAAAGCTTTtgtcaaatcaaacaaacttcATAGAGTCCTTTGTAATAATCAAATCTGATACGGAAActtgtttcagctgctgacaATGATACGTGTtggttattttaaatgaaagacatgAATTGAAACCAAACTGTTGGTTCCAGTTAAAGCTGGACATCATCCGCACTGTAAAACTCAATAAGTCCTCATAgttctttgtgctttttattaCCCCTAGGTATGATTTGCTAGATGGTTCCCATGGCTCTTTTAGGGCCCATGCGTTGGGACACATCAGTATGTAAGCTCACACAATGCAGCCTTTCACAGTGTCTGCCACCTCACACACGTCCCTCACCAGAATAATTACACTCTGTGTATAGAGAGGTCACCCCGGCCAACtaacagaaacataaatattgCCACAGAGGAACAAAATGTATTCTGGGCACTTTTCCTTCATTTGAACTTAGCTGAATTGGATTTCACAGAGTTAGCATGTGAACAGCGCTGATGCCTTAAGCTACGATAACAGAATTAGTGCAGGGGAAGCATTTCTTCTCCATTTGAAGTCAGGCAGAAGTCCTTCCCTTCGCAGAAATAACACCAGGATTCCAGGGAAGAACAGACAACAGCAGGGTTTGTAAACCTGAGCTACCACGGATGCTTTTACAAAAGGCTAAAAATAGATCACCATCTGTATGcttaaaatgattaaatcagATTccctgcagtaaaaaaaaaagcctcacgAGACCTAAAAGGAATAGAGAGGGTTTCGAAACAGAATCTAAAAGTCAAAATCCTCTCCTGTGGTTAGAGTATtgctaaaaaacacaatacctTATTTATATGGATTTGCTGCTGgtactgtttctgtttctccagGAAGTGCTGGTGTTGCTGCTGGATGACAAGTTGGGCCAGTGTGTTCTGAGGCAGCGGCGCAGACTGGGTCCTGTTCAAGGGTCTGTGTTTTGGTAGTTTAGGCCGACTGCTGGATGGGCGATCCTTCATTGCCAGAGGGGACTGAGGGTGGGAGGACATGGAGCTTTGGccttgagataaaaaaaatatatatatatatatataaaaatccAGCCTTGAATCTCTTATACAGAAACATTGACTTAAAAAAACTCCAACTCACTGGATATTTCTATGTAGTATAATTCAACTGAATGTAATGTAAGGCCGTCTTACCAGAGGAGAGAATCTTCTGCTGCCTCATCTGCTCCTTCTGCAGCAGGTGTTGGAGGAGCGCCTGGTGACTGGGGCTCACTTTGGACTCAAGGCCTGTCTGAAGGGGCACAGGGCCCAGCAGGTGCCCAGGAAGCCCATGTCTGATTTCTGTAGATCTGTCCTTCAACCCAATGGCAGcctgagagaagagacacaAAATGATGAAGTAGTGGTCATTCTTAATTCTCCTCTTTGCTCTAAGTTTGGATATTATTTATAGTACTTTGTAGGAAATGAAAGTCTACATGAAACATTctataatctttattttttgtgtgtatgaaaaAGGGTTTTGTAATCAGAAATCAGTAACTAGACATTGTTGAGCTCATCATTGGTTTGAAGTCAGTGCAGCTGATGAACAGGCCTTAGTGGAATGTGCCAGAGAGctaaaatgtgatttatcaCATGCTGTGTTATCAGAAGTTGCACTTGAGTGGACTTggccttttttaaagttgtgataAATGAGGTATTAGAGAAAGATTGGAGCATGCCTGACACAAGACACTGCAGAACAATATTTATCTAAGGGCGATAAAATCATTTGGGGCCGCAGGTCGGTGACCTGTGGTCGTACAAAGAGTCCAGACAGCCACtgatagctgtttttttttaaacttgtataCGAAGTAGGGAATCTACAAACACTGCAATGAACTGATATATTAAACAAAATCTTATTTcagcaaaaaaacacaggttATTAAGGAGTATTTATAAATTATCAAATAAATTGTACTCACACTTAGTGGTGAGGATGCAGTTGAAAGCCCCAAGGAGATGTTGGGTAAGGATGGAGAGGTGTATAGGCTCAGCATGGACACGGAGCCCTCAGGTCGGAATAATCTGGGCTGTGAAGGCCATCTCTacatcaaacacagagagaggacatgaCAGATTTAGAACTCCCATGATGGACAATTTTACAAGTCAACAGGAACAGTGGCACAAACGTCAATGCACCATGGCACACAACAGCACCGCTTGCATATGGTAGATGGTATGAAGGAAGGAAACAGCAAACGTTTCCTGGAGCTTTATAGAATGGCACCAGTGAGATATATATGCtattataaaacatttcaaacctaTAAATCTACCGCTCCACCCTCAGTTCTTTAGTCCCCTCAATTCTTCCTCCACAGTCCACACCCTTGGGCTGCTCTCTCAGAGAACATCAGCACTGGGGCATACTTCCTGTACCCAGCAGAGCAGCGGACCAGCATGTGGTTTTGGAACAGCCATGTTTATCCTTCCAACCCCTACCAGTACTCAGTGACCTGTGTGTGGATATCCGGCCCATATTTGACCCGAGGGACCCGTTCCCTCTGAAAAAGGATACCTAATGTATCGGTGCACAAACATGCCTTGCTTTCACAACAGGCATGAGGTCTACAGGCAGCTCTGCAGTCTACCAATGGCTTTCATGAGAGCCTCATCTTGGCACAGTACAATAGCAatagtctgtgtgtttatgttgttaGCATGTGGATGTCTTTGGCTACCAGCGGCTGGGATATCAATTAAACTGAGCCCCAACCTTTCAGCCCGCTGTCAGGGTGTCTCTCCCCTCCCTGTGTCACTGGAGGTCCCAGGGAGCGTAAACAGTGACGGTTAAGGAAAACACAGCTGTTCTGTTAGGATTGTTCAGAGATGTGTCATATCTGCCACCCTCTACAATAGTCTGCTTTGTGTGCTGGGTCCAAGGGGAGCTCAGGTCAGTAACTCCGCCATGAATCTATTGGGAAACGCCTCAGAACCTTTCAGAACAGGCATGCTGCCAAGCCAATGACAGAAATACAACGTAGAGCCAATAGCAACCTCTCAGCCAAGCTAAAGATGTTTGGTTTTATGCAAACACAAAACTCATTGTACAGTACATGAAGAAAGAAACGTCTGGTTAAAAAATGTGCAGCTCTTTAATATTTACGAGTTGGTTTAATGCCTGTTTAATTTTTGTTGccattttgcatttatttgattaacaaataaaaaaaaaaagatacaaaacacatgaagggaagatgaagagaaggaggacGGACAGTGCACTAGAGGAAAATGGAGCCTTGATACCCATACAAATTACATGAAGAATAAAGGCTGCAGCAAgactttctcttcattttttttggcaaaTCAATAGCAGTTCTTATTATTTATAAACATACCTCAGTTTTTGTGGTAgtaggaagagaggagggtcCGTTTTCAGCACCCAAGGCACTGGAGGCCCCTATGGGAGAGCTGGGGCCGGAGCCAGGGGCACTGTTAGTGGGCGTCGAGTCTATGAAAAACATCAAGGAGTTATGACACAGTATGCATGCTCACACtctacacacaacacacatacacggaGGCTTGGCAgaacacttgaagtctaaaAACAGTTTCATGTGTACGGTCACAGCTGCATGATTACAATGGTCTTTCTTACATGAAAATCTAATGAACATAATAAGCTACTGCATTGCAAAGCAGCTCATTTGTATGCAGGTTTGTATTAATAACATGACAAGATCTGGGCTCATGCTTTGAGAgagtatttgaaaaaaaaaaaaaacaacaactacagttTTAAAA from Labrus mixtus chromosome 11, fLabMix1.1, whole genome shotgun sequence includes the following:
- the hdac9b gene encoding histone deacetylase 9-B encodes the protein MLQTIYEGESSFSTTEQRGGHEQLPNQSKMHNVNNSVDSKQDVPLTVEPVSPLDLRTDLRMLGPGSDPGLWERQLQQELLLIQKQQQIQKQILISEFQKQHEKLTRQHQAQLQEHLKLQQELQAMKQQQELAEKERRLEQQQQQQHQHQQNQQEKEQERHRREQHVSSLILRGKERSRERAVASTEVKQKLQEFLLSKSAKDPSINGANHSFLHHPKLWYTSSHHTSLDQSSPPLGGTSPTCQYTLPSPIESKDDFPLRKTASEPNLKVRSRLKQKVAERRSSPMLKRRDGNIMTPYKKRALELMDSTPTNSAPGSGPSSPIGASSALGAENGPSSLPTTTKTERWPSQPRLFRPEGSVSMLSLYTSPSLPNISLGLSTASSPLSAAIGLKDRSTEIRHGLPGHLLGPVPLQTGLESKVSPSHQALLQHLLQKEQMRQQKILSSGQSSMSSHPQSPLAMKDRPSSSRPKLPKHRPLNRTQSAPLPQNTLAQLVIQQQHQHFLEKQKQYQQQIHINKLLSKSIEQLRQPSAHLQESEEEQEEQQRREQIESMQEDRLPPGGVIRKHTLRSSSSSSGSSAELPDAHYGVIKVKEEPIDSEDEALTNQSLASEQSNYLHQVKGRLVIRAMI